In Pan troglodytes isolate AG18354 chromosome 20, NHGRI_mPanTro3-v2.0_pri, whole genome shotgun sequence, the genomic window ggctggtctggaactcctgacctcaggtgatctgcccgtttcgatctcccaaagtgctgggattacaggcgtgagccaccgcgcctggctgggagTTAGAGGTTTCTAATGCATTGCAGGCAGGTAGTGAATACCAGACACGGGGCAGCTGTGATCTTTATTCTCCATCACCCCACACAGCCCTGCCTGGGGCACACAAGGACACTCAATACATGCTTTtccgctgggcgcggtggctcacccctgtaatcccagcacttcgggaggccaaggtgggaggatcacttgagcccaggagttcaacaccagcctgggcaacatagtgagaccctgtctctactaaaaatacaaaaattagccaggcatggtgccacacacctgtggtctcagctactcaggaggccgaggcaggaggatcgcttgagcccagaaggtcaaggttgcagtgaactatgttcaggccgctgcactccagcctgggtgacagagcaagaccctgtctataaatACATAACGCTTGTCAAGTGATTAAACCGACTCCCCCCTCACCCTGCCCACCATGGCTCCAAAGAAGCATTTGTGGAGCACCTTCTGTGTGCCCCTAGGTACTAGATGCCTGGACGGGGTCAGAAGGACCCTGACCCACCTTGAACTTGTTCCACACAGGATGCCAGGCCAAGGTGGAGCAAGTGGTGGAGACAGAGCCGGAGCCCGAGCTGCACCAGCAGGCCGAGTGGCAGAGCGGCCAGCGCTGGGAACTGGCGCTGGGTCACTTTTGGGATTACCTGCGCTGGGTGCAGACACTGTCTGAGCAGGTGCAGGAGGAGCTGCTCAGCTCCCAGGTCACCCAGGAACTGACGTGAGTGTCCCCATCCTGGCCCTTGACCCTCCTGGTGGGCGGCTATACCTCCCCAGGTCCAGGTTTCATTCTGCCCCTGTCGCTAAGTCTTGGGGGGCCTGGGTCTCTGCTGGTTCTAGCTTCCTCTTCCCATTTCTGACTCCTGGCTTTAGCTCTCTGGAATTCTCTCTCAGCtttgtctctccctcttcccttctgaCTCAGTCTCTCACACTCGTCCTGGCTCTGTCTCTGTCCTTCCCTAGCTCTTttatatagagacagagagatggggtctcactgtgttgcccaggctggtcttgaacttctgggctcaagcgatcctcccgcctcggcctcccaaagtgctgggattagaggcatgagccaccttgcccggcctccTAGCTCCTTCTTCGTCTCTGCCTCTGCTCTCtgcatctgtctctgtctccttctctcgGCCTCTGCCCcgttccttctctccctcttggGTCTCTCTGGCTCATCCCCATCTCGCCCGCCCCCATCCCAGCCCTTCTCCCCGCCTCCCACTGTGCGACACCCTGCCGCCCTCTCGGCCGCAGGGCGCTGATGGACGAGACCATGAAGGAGTTGAAGGCCTACAAATCGGAACTGGAGGAACAACTGACCCCGGTGGCGGAGGAGACGCGGGCCCGGCTGTCCAAGGAGCTGCAGGCGGCGCAGGCCCGGCTGGGCGCGGACATGGAGGACGTGCGCGGCCGCCTGGTGCAGTACCGCGGCGAGGTGCAGGCCATGCTCGGCCAGAGCACCGAGGAGCTGCGGGCGCGCCTCGCCTCCCACCTGCGCAAGCTGCGCAAGCGGCTGCTCCGCGATGCCGATGACCTGCAGAAGCGCCTGGCAGTGTACCAGGCCGGGGCCCGCGAGGGCGCCGAGCGCGGCGTCAGCGCCATCCGCGAGCGCCTGGGGCCCCTGGTGGAACAGGGCCGCGTGCGGGCCGCCACTGTGGGCTCCCTGGCCGGCCAGCCGCTGCAGGAGCGGGCCCAGGCCTGGGGCGAGCGGCTGCGCGCGCGGATGGAGGAGATGGGCAGCCGGACCCGCGACCGCCTGGACGAGGTGAAGGAGCAGGTGGCGGAGGTGCGCGCCAAGCTGGAGGAGCAGGCCCAGCAGATACGCCTGCAGGCCGAGGCCTTCCAGGCCCGCCTCAAGAGCTGGTTCGAGCCCCTGGTGGAAGACATGCAGCGCCAGTGGGCCGGGCTGGTGGAGAAGGTGCAGGCTGCCATGGGCACCAGCGCCGCCCCTGTGCCCAGCGACAATCACTGAACGCCGAAGCCTGCAGCCATGCGACCCCACGCCACCCCGTGCCTCCTGCCTCCGCGCAGCCTGCAGCGGGAGACCCTGTCCCCGCCCCAGCCGTCCTGCTGGGGTGGGCCCTAGTTTAATAAAGATTCACCAAGTTTCACCGCATCTGCTGGCCTCCCCCTGTGATTTCCTCTAagccccagcctcagtttctctttctGCCCACATACTGGCCACACAATTCTCAGCCCCCTCCTCTccatctgtgtctgtgtgtatctttctctctgcccttttttttttttttttttttagacggagtctggctctgtcacccaggctagagtgcagtggcgcgatcttggctcactgcaacctctgcctcttcggttcaagcgattctgctgcctcagtagctgggattacaggctcacgccaccacacctggctaatttttgtatttttagtagagacaagctttcaccatgttggccaggcgggtctcaaactcctgaccaagtgatccacccgccagcctcccaaagtgctgagattacaggcctgagccaccatgcccggcctctgcccctctttcttttttagggGGCAGGGaaaggtctcaccc contains:
- the APOE gene encoding apolipoprotein E precursor, with amino-acid sequence MKVLWAALLVTFLAGCQAKVEQVVETEPEPELHQQAEWQSGQRWELALGHFWDYLRWVQTLSEQVQEELLSSQVTQELTALMDETMKELKAYKSELEEQLTPVAEETRARLSKELQAAQARLGADMEDVRGRLVQYRGEVQAMLGQSTEELRARLASHLRKLRKRLLRDADDLQKRLAVYQAGAREGAERGVSAIRERLGPLVEQGRVRAATVGSLAGQPLQERAQAWGERLRARMEEMGSRTRDRLDEVKEQVAEVRAKLEEQAQQIRLQAEAFQARLKSWFEPLVEDMQRQWAGLVEKVQAAMGTSAAPVPSDNH